A genomic region of Nostoc sp. UHCC 0702 contains the following coding sequences:
- a CDS encoding FtsX-like permease family protein, whose amino-acid sequence MKISLSLISNLQSLFFTQNISPLLIAWLQLSHKKSRLIITTLGVTFSVLLMFIQLGLRDGMYEDSVTIHKTLAADIVLLSSQTDSFWKISARPLPRSILYNLLSVPGVESVSPFYAGRGNFRNPNNFVKKNIVVCAFKLDKPVFNLPEINQQLGLLQKSDTFLFDKLSRSEYGPIAQKLATQGTLFTELSNHRIRVAGTFAIGGGVFSADGLLITSDLNYAEILNEPLEKVHLGLIKLQSGIKPETVIQSINEKLTSDIQAITLEKFMELEKKYWAKATPIGFIFNILAFISFIFGAIIVYQIIFTQISDYLDVYATLKAIGYTNIYLISTVFQEAFLMSVLGYIPGFAICQYVYSFIEGATRLPMFMTSGRALLVFFLTIFMCSVAGMLAMNKLRFADPADLF is encoded by the coding sequence ATGAAAATTTCTTTATCCCTAATCTCCAATCTCCAGTCCTTATTTTTCACACAGAATATTTCTCCACTGCTCATTGCCTGGTTACAATTAAGTCATAAAAAATCGCGTTTAATTATAACTACTTTAGGTGTAACTTTTTCTGTGCTATTGATGTTTATCCAACTCGGATTACGAGATGGGATGTATGAAGATTCAGTGACTATCCACAAAACTTTAGCAGCAGATATAGTTTTACTTTCTTCTCAAACAGACTCTTTCTGGAAAATTTCTGCTAGACCTCTACCTCGCAGCATTTTATATAACCTGCTCTCCGTACCTGGGGTAGAATCAGTTAGTCCTTTTTATGCTGGTAGAGGTAACTTTAGAAATCCGAACAATTTTGTTAAAAAAAACATAGTTGTTTGTGCTTTTAAACTTGATAAACCTGTGTTTAACTTGCCAGAAATTAATCAACAGTTAGGATTATTGCAAAAATCAGATACTTTCTTATTTGATAAACTTTCTCGCTCAGAATATGGACCTATTGCTCAGAAATTGGCAACTCAGGGAACTCTATTTACCGAGTTATCAAATCATCGGATCAGAGTTGCTGGAACTTTTGCGATCGGTGGTGGGGTATTTTCTGCTGATGGCTTACTGATTACGAGCGACTTAAATTATGCTGAAATCTTAAATGAACCACTAGAAAAAGTTCATTTGGGATTAATCAAGTTGCAATCAGGTATCAAACCAGAAACAGTGATTCAGAGTATTAATGAGAAACTAACGAGTGACATACAAGCTATCACCTTAGAAAAATTCATGGAGTTGGAAAAAAAGTATTGGGCTAAGGCGACACCAATTGGTTTTATTTTCAATATATTGGCATTTATTAGTTTTATATTTGGGGCTATTATTGTTTATCAAATTATTTTTACGCAAATTTCTGATTATTTAGATGTATATGCCACTCTCAAAGCGATTGGTTATACCAATATTTATCTCATCAGCACTGTTTTTCAAGAAGCATTTTTGATGTCTGTTTTAGGATATATTCCCGGTTTTGCTATTTGTCAATATGTTTATAGTTTTATTGAAGGTGCTACTCGGTTGCCAATGTTTATGACTTCTGGCAGAGCCTTGCTAGTATTTTTCTTAACAATATTTATGTGTTCTGTGGCAGGAATGCTGGCGATGAATAAATTACGCTTTGCTGATCCAGCCGATTTGTTTTAA
- a CDS encoding alpha/beta hydrolase, with protein MKKITWYAGISVILAIAIFMSSGKTTSSVIAPAVQIVQASNVVAIEHYISHKTTVPGFEGKNFKLHVREKVKKSIANNSQWNRDGKVVLFIHGYSISGVPTFDLDYKNYSWMNYLAERGFDTFAIDLTGYGGSTRPDPMNNPCNLDRTSQATLKLKRCKSTHSRTLTTIESDWDDIDAVVNHIINSRGVKQVSLIGASWGGVRAIGYASIYPEKIDKLIIQGAKGPAAASNLAELFAPKSPIKLTTPRTFRTLWNSMQKCQNQAESKTLDAVWKSMLASDPVGSQWGSGVVRSPTFSLDGAGKQNLNALTVPTLIIGGEYDWLASPRHIQRFYRSLKVSKKVHMTIKCASHFIPYERQSQIMYAASYDWLQNEKISGKDKGSVTVKANGEFDWN; from the coding sequence ATGAAAAAAATTACTTGGTACGCTGGTATATCTGTAATTTTAGCGATCGCTATCTTCATGAGTTCCGGCAAAACTACATCTTCTGTAATTGCACCAGCAGTACAAATCGTGCAGGCTAGCAATGTAGTGGCTATTGAACATTATATTTCGCACAAAACCACAGTCCCAGGCTTTGAAGGAAAGAACTTTAAACTGCATGTGCGCGAGAAAGTTAAAAAGAGCATAGCTAATAATTCTCAATGGAATAGAGATGGCAAGGTAGTCTTGTTTATTCATGGTTATTCCATCTCAGGTGTTCCCACCTTTGACTTAGACTACAAAAATTATAGTTGGATGAATTACCTAGCCGAGCGTGGCTTTGATACTTTTGCAATCGATTTGACTGGTTATGGAGGATCAACCAGACCAGACCCCATGAACAACCCCTGTAATCTAGACAGAACATCTCAAGCCACTTTAAAACTGAAGCGGTGCAAATCAACTCACTCGCGCACATTAACAACTATTGAATCTGATTGGGATGACATTGATGCAGTAGTTAACCATATCATCAACTCACGAGGTGTGAAACAAGTAAGTTTAATTGGTGCATCATGGGGAGGTGTAAGAGCCATAGGTTATGCCTCAATTTACCCCGAAAAAATCGACAAATTGATTATACAAGGTGCAAAAGGCCCAGCTGCTGCCAGCAATCTAGCCGAATTATTTGCACCTAAATCTCCAATAAAACTAACTACCCCTAGAACTTTCCGTACATTGTGGAATTCCATGCAAAAATGTCAAAATCAAGCAGAGTCTAAAACTTTAGATGCTGTTTGGAAGAGTATGTTGGCATCAGATCCTGTAGGTTCTCAATGGGGTTCAGGAGTAGTGCGTTCTCCAACATTCAGCTTGGATGGTGCAGGAAAACAAAATCTCAATGCTCTCACAGTTCCTACTTTAATTATTGGTGGTGAGTATGATTGGTTAGCTTCACCTCGTCATATACAGAGATTTTATCGGTCTCTAAAAGTATCAAAAAAAGTACATATGACAATCAAATGTGCATCACACTTTATTCCCTATGAGAGGCAAAGTCAAATTATGTATGCAGCATCTTATGATTGGTTGCAAAATGAGAAAATATCTGGCAAGGATAAAGGTTCTGTGACAGTTAAAGCTAACGGAGAATTTGATTGGAATTAG
- a CDS encoding M28 family peptidase, translating into MFWKKKYRTRQFILVLTIILIITVGLQVFNIGQSEGLGSVNRVRQEAIKIKKSLPDYPQEIQIPSNRAIYSWIKQISSWPHRRPGTPEGHEAEDWVKTEFQRIGLENVSEERVKIPVWIPKKWSLQVGGENIPSYFILNTEFTNAKGVSAPLVYVGKGGASDFKKVNASGKIVVVDAQISSTGKKATRLDKAFFVSDPRQHLTDKVYEVHFPSNMLGGFAPGYEDADNFLERALEKQDAYRNALKAKAIGMIIILKGYCGEYNSFYGPYDGAMKQIPGLYVSNNQGEKLRRLAKQGEQANLVLTGSVTNGYMKNIWGTLPGNSPRTILVTSHHDSAHQGAVEDGSGMAQVLAQAQAWARVPQSRRPKTLIFVAAAGHFFKGQGAYHFGKNHPDILNNTDVVITLEHMGAKEVKPDGRGKYIQTSRPQFSMINTSMDANMVAAVWKAFDKNSQLSTVCTNPPFDFPLTDTAGFISSTRERKYKRKGGVRYISWISAPCYLVDEEDTLDKIDQSRLQSLALTVNEMIKNLMVMEK; encoded by the coding sequence ATGTTTTGGAAAAAAAAGTACAGAACGCGGCAATTCATCTTGGTGTTGACAATAATATTGATAATTACTGTCGGCTTGCAAGTGTTTAATATTGGTCAAAGTGAAGGATTGGGTAGCGTCAACCGAGTTAGACAAGAAGCAATAAAAATTAAAAAATCACTTCCTGATTATCCTCAAGAGATCCAAATACCAAGCAATAGAGCGATTTATTCTTGGATTAAGCAAATTAGTAGTTGGCCACATCGTAGACCTGGTACTCCCGAAGGACATGAAGCCGAAGACTGGGTAAAAACAGAATTCCAAAGAATTGGATTAGAAAATGTCAGTGAAGAACGGGTAAAAATTCCCGTTTGGATACCTAAAAAATGGTCGCTACAAGTGGGTGGGGAAAACATACCGAGTTATTTCATTCTCAATACCGAATTCACCAATGCTAAAGGAGTATCTGCACCTTTAGTCTATGTTGGTAAAGGTGGTGCCAGTGACTTCAAAAAAGTCAACGCATCTGGCAAAATTGTGGTGGTTGATGCCCAAATATCATCTACAGGTAAAAAAGCCACAAGATTAGATAAAGCATTTTTTGTCTCTGATCCACGCCAACATTTGACTGACAAAGTATATGAAGTCCACTTCCCTTCAAATATGCTAGGAGGGTTTGCACCTGGATATGAGGATGCAGATAATTTTCTAGAAAGAGCTTTAGAAAAGCAAGATGCTTACCGCAATGCCTTAAAAGCAAAAGCAATTGGTATGATCATCATCCTGAAAGGATACTGTGGTGAATACAACAGTTTCTACGGCCCCTACGACGGTGCAATGAAGCAAATACCAGGGCTTTATGTCAGCAACAATCAAGGAGAAAAGCTCAGAAGGTTAGCAAAGCAAGGTGAACAAGCGAATTTAGTTCTCACTGGTAGTGTCACTAACGGTTACATGAAAAATATTTGGGGGACACTTCCTGGTAATTCGCCAAGAACAATTCTCGTCACTAGTCATCATGATAGCGCCCATCAAGGTGCGGTAGAAGACGGCAGTGGTATGGCGCAAGTGCTAGCGCAAGCTCAAGCTTGGGCTAGAGTTCCTCAATCTAGAAGACCCAAAACTCTTATATTTGTAGCGGCGGCGGGTCATTTTTTTAAAGGGCAAGGTGCGTATCATTTCGGTAAAAATCATCCAGACATCTTAAACAATACCGATGTTGTAATTACTCTAGAACATATGGGCGCGAAAGAAGTGAAACCAGATGGCCGAGGTAAATATATACAAACAAGTAGGCCACAGTTTTCGATGATTAATACCTCAATGGATGCGAATATGGTAGCGGCCGTCTGGAAGGCTTTTGATAAAAATTCACAACTATCAACTGTATGCACCAACCCACCATTTGATTTTCCTTTGACAGATACAGCCGGATTTATATCTAGCACCAGAGAGCGCAAATATAAACGCAAAGGCGGAGTTCGTTACATATCATGGATTAGTGCGCCATGTTACTTAGTTGATGAAGAAGATACCCTAGACAAGATTGACCAAAGTAGATTGCAATCTCTGGCATTAACAGTCAATGAGATGATTAAAAACCTGATGGTAATGGAAAAGTAG
- a CDS encoding DevA family ABC transporter ATP-binding protein — MNSEDIISIQNLNYYYGKHSLRKQILFDINLSITAGEIVILSGPSGSGKTTLLTLIGGLRAVQEGSLKVLSQELYQANNSQMLQMRRQLGYIFQHHNLVPFLTASQNVQMSLNLKPNISRQESQRQSAAILEAVGLKTQVNYYPAQLSGGQKQRVAIARALITKPKIILADEPTASLDKNSGRAVVELMQQLAKKQGCAILLVTHDSRILDIADRLIHMEDGHLCPEKLL, encoded by the coding sequence ATGAATTCAGAAGATATTATTTCCATTCAAAACCTTAACTACTACTATGGAAAACATTCATTACGTAAACAAATTTTATTTGATATTAACTTATCAATCACAGCAGGAGAGATTGTGATTTTAAGCGGCCCATCTGGGTCAGGAAAAACTACTTTACTAACTTTAATTGGAGGATTACGTGCTGTGCAGGAGGGCAGTTTAAAAGTATTGTCCCAGGAACTTTATCAAGCGAATAATAGTCAAATGCTGCAAATGCGTCGCCAGTTGGGATATATTTTTCAGCATCACAATCTGGTGCCTTTTCTGACTGCTAGTCAGAATGTCCAAATGTCTTTGAATTTAAAGCCAAATATTTCTCGGCAAGAAAGTCAGCGTCAATCGGCGGCAATACTTGAGGCGGTGGGTTTGAAAACTCAAGTCAATTATTATCCTGCTCAACTTTCTGGGGGGCAAAAACAACGGGTAGCGATCGCACGCGCATTGATTACTAAACCTAAAATAATATTGGCAGACGAACCAACAGCATCTCTCGATAAAAATAGTGGACGAGCAGTTGTAGAATTGATGCAGCAACTCGCCAAAAAACAAGGTTGTGCAATTCTTTTAGTCACCCATGATAGTCGCATTCTAGATATTGCCGATCGCTTAATTCATATGGAAGATGGTCATTTATGCCCAGAGAAACTACTATAA